The Devosia sp. genome segment ATCACCGTCAAGCGCATCGAGGAATTCATCAATCAGGCGGCTGACAAATTCAGGCCGCTCGATGCTGGGCAGGTGTGCAGCGCCTTCGATGACCATAGCAAAGGCATTCGGCATGGTTTCCGACAGGGTCTCGTGCCGGTCGATGATGCAGGCAAAATCCTCGCTGCCGACAAGCAGCATGGTGGGCGCATTGATCGCCCCAACCTGGTTCCAGGCGTCGGGTCGCGCCTCTTCCATCGTCAGCTGCGGCGCATTGAGAATGATCCGGTTCATGTCGAGAAACAAAGACCGCGCGGGGTCCCCGACGCGGCCGCCCGGACCGCGAGGGCCGTCGAGCCAGGCATGGGCCTCCACGCGATTGACCAGATCGAGATCGCCGCGCTCCCAGGCGTCCTCCTCGGCCATCTCGACCCCCTGCTCTTCCGCCGACGTGCTCCACGGCGCCCCGGTCACCGAGGTGCCGATAAGCACGAGGCCCAGGACGCGCCCCGGATTGGCCAGCGCAAAATCGACAGCCAGCCCGCCACCCATCGAACAGCCGACGAGCAATGCGGCATGAAGATCAAGGGCGTCGAGCACGGTCGCGAGATCATCGAGGTGATTGAAGGGCTCGTCTGGCGTCCTGGTCTCGCCATGTCCGCGCCGGTCATAGGCGATGGCGCGCCAGCCGGAATCGGCGACGGCCTGCATCTGGTTGCGCCACATGCGCGAGTCGCAGACACCAGCATGCAGAAACACCACCGGAAGGCCCTCGCCCAACTCCCAGCAGGCCAGGCTTGCGCCGCCGACTTCGATGGAAAAGGGCTCGGGGGCCTCTTGGGACAAGTCGGTCACTGCGCGATAGCGGCGCAGAATTTCAGCTCGTCCTTGCTGCCCAGCCAGCAGCCGGGCTCTCCCTCGACGGGGCTGAACGCGCCAAGTTCTTCGGGACGCTGGCCCGGTTTGACATCGGCGGCGATCCGGTAACCCAGCCCCTCACCATCCTCTGTCTGTGCGAACACGAAGAGGTCGCCATCCGGCAGGGTGAAGGTCACGCCACCACCATCGGCGGCCACGTCACAGTCAAAGCTCTCATAGCCGGTGAATGAACACTCTCCCGGCGCGGCCATCGCCGGAACGGCGAGGGCAAGGCCGAACAGCACTGCCCCCGTCAAAACCTTGTTCATGCATTCCCCCAAGAACGCGAAATCATGGGGATATCTCCCCGTTCCATATAGCTTATTGCAGAAAATCCCGGCGGACCCAATGGGCATTTGCGTCCGCCGCCAACCCTATCGGCATCGTCGTTTACAAGTGATGCAGGTCAGGCCCGCAACACCAGTTCGCTGGTGACCTCGAGCGCGCGGTCCTCCCGGGCGATGCCCCCGGCGGGGGCGACATGGGCGCCAAGCACGCCATCGCGCTGGCGGATAAGGCCGGCAATGTCATCCTCATAGGCGACCAGGATTGCCGTGAGCCAGCGATTGACCAGATAGGACGGCCGGGGCATCTGCATGTCGAAGCGCGACAGCAGCGGGATGGTCGTTTCCGCATCGGCCCAGTCGTCACCCACGACCCATTGGTTGACCGTGAACAGCCGCAACAGCCTGCCGTCCTCTCCGACACCGGCGGCCACCAGATGATGGATCGGACCGTCCCTGCCCTCGGGGCGCAGGAAACAATGAAAGTGCCCGTGTTCCGCCGCGCCCTCTTCTGCCGGATGACAGTGATAGAACCACTGCGCGCCGCTGGCCGGGTCGAAAACATCTCCGGCGGGATAGTGGTCCCAGGCTGCGATGGCGTCGACGCCCTGAAATGTTTCGGTCAGCACGTTGAGCCCCGCCTTGGCCAGCACGGCCTCGCAGAAGGCCATTTCGGCCAGGGCCTGCTCACGCGCTTCGCTCATGCGCCAGTCTCGACCACGAGATCGGGCGCTTCTTCATCCGCAGGCTTTGGCTTCGGTGCGGGCGGAGGCGGCTGGAGCGCCGGCGTTGCAGCTGGAGGCTGCGCTGGCGGCAGTGGCGGCGCCAGCTTTTCCGGCTCGGCGGCAGCGGACGGGGTCGCAGGGGGCGGTGGTGGCGCCAGCTTTTCCGGCGTGGCCGGAGCGCCAGCCGCACAGGGCGCCGTTGCCGGAGGCGGCGGTGGTGCGGCCTTGGCCGGCGTTGCAGGCGCCCCGGCGGCGCATGGCGCCGAACTCACCGCGCCTGCGGCGCATGGTGCAGCCGCGCAGGGTGCAGCTCCGGAAACCGCCGTATCGGCGCCATAGACAGGACGCGGCGGCACCGGCTTGGTCAGGTGATCGGCGGCAATCGCCGCCGTTGCCGCGACCAGCGCTGTGCCGAACAGAATGGTATTGCGCCCGCTCATTTCCTGAACCCATCGAGACCGAAGACCGGCCGCAGCCAGACGCCGAAGAACGAACCCACAAAGGCCGCAGCAAACCACAGCCAGCCATGCAGGCTCCCCGTGGCAATGCCCGAGAACAGCGCCCCGATATTGCAGCCGAAGGACAGCCGGGCCCCGTAGCCCATGAGCAGGCCACCAATCATGGCCGCCACCAGCGAGCCGAGCGGCAGCGCGGCTTTGGGCGCAAACTTGCCGGCAATGGCCGCCGCCAGCGCGGCCCCGAGCACCAGTCCGAAATCCATGACCGACACCGTATCGTTGAGCACGCTGGAATTAAGCGCCTGCGCCTGCGCGGGCCAGGTCCAGAACTCCCAGGATGCGACATCGACGCCGATCGCCTGCGCGAACTTGGCGCCCCACAGGCCGAAACCATAGGTGATCGACCACGGGTGTCCGGCAACCAGCAGCGTCGCGATGTTCAGCAGCGCCAGGGCCAGGCCCGCGCCCACCAACGGCCAGGGGCCATAAAGCAGCCAGGACCATCCCTGCCGGGCGGGAGCCGGTTCCGGCTCGATATTGCCATGCACGCGCTTTTCGATGAGCGCGGTGATCAGCGCCACCAGCGCCAGGCCCGCAATGGTCACGGCCACCGCAAAGCCCACGCCCAGTTCAGCGCCCAGGCTGATGGCCGGCAGCGCCGGCTGTTCGAGCCAGAACGGCAGATGCGCGGTGCCGATCACGGCGCCGATGATGAAGAAGGTCAGCGTCACCAGCATACGCGCCGAGCCGCCGCCCACGGTGAACAGCGTGCCGGAACCACAGCCGCCGCCCAATTGCATCCCGAGCCCGAAAATCGCCGCCCCGATCAGGACCGAAACGCCGACTGGCGCCATGGCGCCGACCATGGCCTGCCCGCCGATATTGCCGGCCGCAACCAGCGGCAGCATGGCCAGTGCGGCGACGCCGATGGCCAGCATCTGCGCGCGCATGCCGCGTCCGCGCTTTTCCACCACCATGCGCTTCCAGCCGCCGGTAAAACCGAACGAGCCGTGATAAAGCGCCACGCCCAGCCCGCCGCCAATGACAAACAGCGCCCCCTGGCGCAGGTCGACCTGCCAGGTGATCAGGGCAAAGCCGGCCAGCAGCATCAGGGCTGCAACGAGCAAGGGCCCTTTATCCGCAACGGCAGGCGGCAGGAATTTCGGGGCTGTGGCGGATAGGTCGGTCATGATTCTCGAAAATGCAGTGATCTAAATGAATTAGGATGCTGCGCTCGTTCAGCGCAACATCCAATCTCTCTCCGATGCCTTGACCACCGCCGCGAGTCACCCTCGGGCCTGACCCGAGGGGACTCTACTTGCGGCGCGTTGGTCAAGTGAAACGCCCTTGGGTCAAGCCCGAGGGTGACGCGCGGTGAAATCGACCTTACTGGATCGGACGCGCCGGATCGGCAGCCCATTCGGCCATCGAGCCGTCATACATGGCCGTGTTCTGGTTGCCCTGCACTTCATGGAGCGCAAACCACACCACCGAAGCCCAATGGCCGGTATTGCAGAACACGATGTTCTTGTCGCCATTGGCGACGCCCACCGCCTCGGCCAGCGCCGACACGGTTTCCGGCTGCGCGAAGCTGGCATATTCGGCGCTGTAGAACTTGGCGTTCGGAATATTGACCGCGCCGGGAATGGTCCCCTCGATGCGCACGACCGGGCTCTTGGACTGGCCCAGGAACTGCTCTTCCGGGCGGCCGTCGATCAGGGGCGTGCCATCGGCCAATGCGGCTTCGACATCCGCCGTGGTGGCGCGCAGTTCCGGCCGTACATTGGCGACAAATTCCACAGCCTCGGGGGTCGCGGGCTCGGCGACGCGCTCGCCACCCTGCGCATCATATTGACGCCAGCCGCCATCGAGGATCGAAACGGCATCGTGGCCGAGATACTTGAAAGTCCAATAGACGCGGGTAGCGCCGCCGAATTCCGAGGAATCGGTGCCCCAAGGCACGATCACCACGTGATCATCGGCGTCGACGCCCAGCCCGCCGATCAGCGCGGCAACCTCTTCCACCGGCGGAATCTGCCCGGGCACGCCCTCGACCTCGATGCGCCAGCCGGCCGAGGCATAGGGCGCCACGACGGCATTGGCGATATAGGGCAATTCACCCAGGTCGGTCTCCGCAACCTTGTCGCGAATGTCGATGACAACGACATTCTCGTCCGCCGCATGGGTCTTGAGCCATTCGGCGGTGACCAGCGGGGTCACGTCCTGAGCCTGAGCAACAACGGGAGCCGCAACCACAAAGGCAGCGGCGGTGACGAGCGTAGCAAGACGCATGGCGATAGCTCCAGTTCCAGATTGCCACCAATCTAGAGCGAAATGGTCGGCAAATCGACGGATACCGGTCCAAATGTGGCGCCTGCACGGGAAAACTATGTTGGCAGCGGGCCGCGGCGCGCAATGAAACCGTCCCTGCGGGTTGAGCGCCGCGGGGAAAATAAATCCCCCGCATCCCGGATCCACGTTCTGCTTCGCCGCACGCCAGGAGATCGGGTCGCGCCCCGCCCCAAGTCCCTACCGCGTCAGCGGTTTATACGTCGCGCGTTTCGGGTTCACCGCATCGGCGCCCAGTCGGCGAACCTTATCCGCTTCATAGTCCTGGAAATTGCCCTCGAACCATTCGACATGGCTGTCGCCCTCGAAGGCCAGCATGTGGGTGGCGAGGCGGTCGAGGAACATGCGGTCGTGGCTGATGATCACGGCGCAACCGGCGAATTCCTCCAGCGCCTCTTCGAGCGCCGCAAGGGTTTCGGTGTCCAGATCGTTGGTCGGCTCGTCCAGCAGCAGGACATTGGCGCCGCTCTTGAGCATCTTGGCCAGGTGCACGCGGTTGCGCTGCCCGCCCGAGAGATTGCCGACCTTCTGCTGCTGATCGCCACCCTTGAAGTTGAAAGCCGAGGTATAGGCGCGTGAATTCATCTCGCGCTTGCCGAGCAGCAGGATTTCGTCGCCCCCGGAGATTTCCTCCCACACGGTTTTGTTGGAGGCCAGGGCGTCGCGGCTCTGGTCGACATAGCCGAGATGGACATTGTCGGCGACGCTGACGGAACCGCTGTCGGGCTGTTCCTGCCCGGTCAGCATCTTGAACAGCGTGGTTTTGCCGGCGCCATTCGGCCCGATGATGCCGACAATGCCGCCCGGCGGCAGCTTGAAGGAGAGGTCGTCGATGAGGAGGCGGTCGCCGAAGGACTTGCTCAGGTTTTCGACCGTGATGACATTCTGGCCCAGCCGTTCGCCGGGCGGAATGATGATCTGGGCGGTATGGGACTGGGTGCGGGCTTCGTTGAGCTTGACCAGTTCGTCATAGGCCTTGATGCGGGCCTTGGACTTGGCCTGCCGCGCCTGCGGCGACTGCCCCATCCATTCCTTTTCGCGTTCCAGCACCTTGGCGCGGGCCGCGTCTTCGCTCTTTTCCTGGGCAAAGCGCTTGGCCTTGGCATCGAGATAGGCCGAGTAATTGCCCTCATAGGGCACGCCGCGGCCGCGATCGAGCTCGAGAATCCAGCCGGTGACATTGTCGAGGAAGTAGCGGTCGTGGGTGATGATCAGCACCGCACCGTCGAATTCGCGCAGGTGACGCTCGAGCCAGGCGGTGGTTTCCGCATCGAGATGGTTGGTCGGCTCGTCCAGCAGCAGCAGGTCGGGCTTTGAGAGCAGCAGCGCGCAGAGCGCCACGCGGCGCTTCTCGCCACCCGAAAGATTGGTGACATCGGCATCGCCCGGCGGGCAGCCGAGCGCTTCCATGGCCACTTCCACCTGAGATTCGAGATCCCACAGGTTCTGGCTGTCGATGATGTCCTGCAGCTTGGTCGCCTCGTCGGCGGTCTCGTCGGAATAGTTCATCATCAACTCGTTGTAGCGGTCGACGATTTCCTTCTTTTCCTTGACGCCGGTCATGACATTGCCCAGCACGTTGAGCGCCGGGTCGAGCTGCGGTTCCTGCGGCAGGTAGCCGACCTTGGCTCCATCGGCCACCCAGGCCTCTCCGGAAAATTCGCTGTCGATGC includes the following:
- a CDS encoding alpha/beta hydrolase is translated as MSQEAPEPFSIEVGGASLACWELGEGLPVVFLHAGVCDSRMWRNQMQAVADSGWRAIAYDRRGHGETRTPDEPFNHLDDLATVLDALDLHAALLVGCSMGGGLAVDFALANPGRVLGLVLIGTSVTGAPWSTSAEEQGVEMAEEDAWERGDLDLVNRVEAHAWLDGPRGPGGRVGDPARSLFLDMNRIILNAPQLTMEEARPDAWNQVGAINAPTMLLVGSEDFACIIDRHETLSETMPNAFAMVIEGAAHLPSIERPEFVSRLIDEFLDALDGDDEHEESID
- a CDS encoding YeeE/YedE family protein gives rise to the protein MTDLSATAPKFLPPAVADKGPLLVAALMLLAGFALITWQVDLRQGALFVIGGGLGVALYHGSFGFTGGWKRMVVEKRGRGMRAQMLAIGVAALAMLPLVAAGNIGGQAMVGAMAPVGVSVLIGAAIFGLGMQLGGGCGSGTLFTVGGGSARMLVTLTFFIIGAVIGTAHLPFWLEQPALPAISLGAELGVGFAVAVTIAGLALVALITALIEKRVHGNIEPEPAPARQGWSWLLYGPWPLVGAGLALALLNIATLLVAGHPWSITYGFGLWGAKFAQAIGVDVASWEFWTWPAQAQALNSSVLNDTVSVMDFGLVLGAALAAAIAGKFAPKAALPLGSLVAAMIGGLLMGYGARLSFGCNIGALFSGIATGSLHGWLWFAAAFVGSFFGVWLRPVFGLDGFRK
- a CDS encoding sulfurtransferase — protein: MRLATLVTAAAFVVAAPVVAQAQDVTPLVTAEWLKTHAADENVVVIDIRDKVAETDLGELPYIANAVVAPYASAGWRIEVEGVPGQIPPVEEVAALIGGLGVDADDHVVIVPWGTDSSEFGGATRVYWTFKYLGHDAVSILDGGWRQYDAQGGERVAEPATPEAVEFVANVRPELRATTADVEAALADGTPLIDGRPEEQFLGQSKSPVVRIEGTIPGAVNIPNAKFYSAEYASFAQPETVSALAEAVGVANGDKNIVFCNTGHWASVVWFALHEVQGNQNTAMYDGSMAEWAADPARPIQ
- the ettA gene encoding energy-dependent translational throttle protein EttA, translating into MARQFIYHMHGMSKAYSGGKKVLDNINLSFYPDAKIGVLGPNGSGKSTLLKIMAGIDSEFSGEAWVADGAKVGYLPQEPQLDPALNVLGNVMTGVKEKKEIVDRYNELMMNYSDETADEATKLQDIIDSQNLWDLESQVEVAMEALGCPPGDADVTNLSGGEKRRVALCALLLSKPDLLLLDEPTNHLDAETTAWLERHLREFDGAVLIITHDRYFLDNVTGWILELDRGRGVPYEGNYSAYLDAKAKRFAQEKSEDAARAKVLEREKEWMGQSPQARQAKSKARIKAYDELVKLNEARTQSHTAQIIIPPGERLGQNVITVENLSKSFGDRLLIDDLSFKLPPGGIVGIIGPNGAGKTTLFKMLTGQEQPDSGSVSVADNVHLGYVDQSRDALASNKTVWEEISGGDEILLLGKREMNSRAYTSAFNFKGGDQQQKVGNLSGGQRNRVHLAKMLKSGANVLLLDEPTNDLDTETLAALEEALEEFAGCAVIISHDRMFLDRLATHMLAFEGDSHVEWFEGNFQDYEADKVRRLGADAVNPKRATYKPLTR